The Bubalus kerabau isolate K-KA32 ecotype Philippines breed swamp buffalo chromosome 16, PCC_UOA_SB_1v2, whole genome shotgun sequence genome includes a region encoding these proteins:
- the TPCN1 gene encoding two pore channel protein 1 isoform X3: MELSAALLLLLLSLCEAPAVPALRLGIYVHATLELFALVVVVFELCMKLRWLGLHTFIRHRRTMVKTSVLAVQFVEAIVVLVRQTSHMRVTRALRCIFLVDCRYCGGVRRNLRQMFQSLPPFMDILLLLLFFMIIFAILGFYLFSPNPSDPYFSTLENSIISLFVLLTTANFPDVMMPSYSRNPWSCVFFIVYLSIELYFIMNLLLAVVFDTFNDIEKRKFKSLLLHKRTAIQHAYRLLVSQRRPAGISYRHFEGLMRFYKPRMSAGERYLTFKALNQSNTPLLSLKDFHDIYEVAALKWKAKRNREHWFDELPRTAFLIFKGINILVQSKAFQYFMYLVVAVNGVWILVETFMLKGGNFVSRHVPWSHLVFLTIYAVELFLKVAGLGPIEYLSSGWNLFDFSVTAFAFLGLLALAFNMEPFYFIVVLRPLQLLRLFKLKKRYRNVLDTMFELLPRMASLGLTLLIFYYSFAIVGMEFFCGILYPNCCNTSTVADAYRWLNHTVGNRTVVEEGYYYLNNFDNILNSFVTLFELTVVNNWYIIMEGVTSQTSHWSRLYFMTFYIVTMVVMTIIVAFILEAFVFRMNYSRKNQDSEVDDGITLEKELSKDELVAVLKLYREAGGANSDIAQLLKILSQLERYEQNTLVFLGRRSRTKSDLSLKMYQEEIQEWYEEHARKQEEQQRQHSSCVVPATQQPPGSRQRSQTIT, translated from the exons ATGGAGCTGTCCGCGgccttgctcctgctgctgctctccCTGTGCGAGGCTCCCGCCGTCCCCGCGCTCCGGCTGGGCATTTAC GTCCACGCAACCCTGGAGCTGTTCGCCCTGGTGGTGGTCGTGTTTGAACTCTGCATGAAGTTGCGGTGGCTGGGCCTTCACACCTTCATCCGGCACAGAAGGACCATGGTCAAG ACCTCCGTGCTGGCGGTGCAGTTCGTGGAGGCCATCGTGGTGCTGGTGCGGCAGACGTCACACATGCGGGTGACCCGGGCGCTGCGCTGCATCTTCCTGGTGGACTGTCGGTACTGCGGCGGCGTCCGGCG CAACCTGCGTCAGATGTTTCAGTCCCTGCCGCCCTTCATGGACAtcctcctgcttctcctcttcTTCATGATCATTTTCGCCATCCTCG GTTTCTACTTGTTCTCCCCTAATCCTTCAGACCCC TACTTCAGCACCCTGGAGAACAGCATCATCAGTCTGTTTGTCCTTCTGACCACCGCCAA CTTCCCAGATGTGATGATGCCCTCCTACTCCCGGAACCCCTGGTCCTGTGTCTTCTTCATCGTGTACCTCTCCATTGAGCTGTATTTTATCATGAACCTG CTCCTGGCCGTGGTATTTGACACCTTTAATGACATCGAGAAACGCAAGTTCAAGTCTTTGCTGCTACACAAGCGAACCGCCATCCAGCACGCCTACCGCCTGCTCGTCAGCCAGCGG aGGCCTGCCGGCATCTCCTACAGGCACTTCGAAGGCCTGATGCGTTTCTACAAGCCCCGGATGAGTGCGGGGGAGCGCTATCTCACCTTCAAGGCCCTGAATCAGAGCAACACGCCACTGCTCAG CCTGAAGGACTTTCATGATATTTATGAAGTTGCCGCCTTAAAGTGGAAG GCAAAGAGAAATAGAGAACACTGGTTTGATGAGCTTCCCAGGACAGCATTCCTCATCTTCAAAG GAATTAATATCCTTGTGCAGTCCAAGGCCTTCCAGTATTTCATGT ATTTGGTGGTAGCGGTCAACGGGGTCTGGATCCTCGTGGAGACCTTCATGCTGAAAG GTGGGAACTTCGTCTCCAGGCACGTGCCGTGGAGTCACCTCGTCTTTCTGACTA TCTACGCGGTGGAGCTGTTCCTGAAAGTTGCCGGCCTGGGCCCCATTGAGTACCTGTCCTCCGGATGGAACCT gttCGACTTCTCTGTCACAGCCTTTGCCTTCCTGGGACTGCTGGCTCTGGCCTTCAACATGGAGCCCTTCTACTTCATAGTGGTCCTGCGTCCCCTCCAGCTGCTGAG GTTGTTTAAGCTGAAGAAGCGTTACCGCAACGTGCTGGACACCATGTTTGAGCTGCTGCCCCGGATGGCCAG cctgggCCTCACTCTGCTCATCTTCTACTACTCCTTTGCCATCGTGGGCATGGAATTCTTCTGTGGAATCCTCTACCCCAACTGCTGCAA TACCAGCACAGTGGCAGACGCCTACCGCTGGCTGAACCACACCGTGGGCAACAGGACCGTCGTGGAGGAGGGCTATTACTATCTCAATAATTTTGACAACATCCTGAACAGCTTTG TGACCTTGTTCGAGCTTACGGTTGTCAACAACTGGTACATCATCATG GAAGGTGTCACCTCCCAGACCTCGCACTGGAGCCGCCTCTACTTCATGACCTTCTACATCGTGACCATG GTGGTGATGACCATCATTGTGGCCTTCATCCTCGAAGCCTTTGTCTTCCGAATGAACTACAGCCGCAAGAACCAGGACTCGGAAG TGGACGACGGCatcaccctggagaaggagctCTCCAAAGACGAGCTGGTCGCAGTTCTGAAGCTCTACCGGGAGGCAGGGGGAGCCAACTCAGACATCGCACAGCTGCTCAAGATCCTCTCTCAGCTGGAGAGATATGAG CAAAATACCTTGGTGTTTCTGGGACGGAGATCAAGGACCAAAAGCGACCTGAGCCTCAAGATGTACCAAGAGGAGATTCAG GAGTGGTATGAGGAACATGCCCGCAAGCAGGAGGAACAACAGCGACAGCACAGCAGCTGCGTGGTCCCTGCCACCCAGCAGCCTCCAGGCAGCCGCCAGCGCTCCCAGACCATCACCTAA
- the SLC8B1 gene encoding mitochondrial sodium/calcium exchanger protein has protein sequence MAGGLLNVSWVLSLLCVLQMVETVSGARAPSAGAHISSQFPASGVSPTGVVDCREVCGLNASDRCAFVRTNPDCRSDGGYLDYLEGIFCHFPARLLPLAITLYAFWLLYLFLILGVTAAKFFCPNLSAISTTLKLSHNVAGVTFLAFGNGAPDIFSALVAFSDPRTAGLAFGALFGAGVLVTTVVAGGIAILRPFTAASRPFLRDIIFYMAAVLLIFTALYCGRVTLAWALGYLGFYAFYVVTVVLCTWIYQRQRRRSLVCSMPATPEILSDSEEERMSSNTNSYDYGEEYRPLLLYPETTAQILVQALNPLDYRKWRTKPVYWRILKVFKLPVEFLLLLTVPVMDPDKEDRNWKRPLNCLHLVISPLFLTLTLQSGAYGVYEIGGLFPVWAVVVIVGTALAAVTFFATSNSEPPRFHWLFAFLGFLTSALWINAAATEVVNILRSLGVVFRLSNTVLGLTLLAWGNSIGDVFSDFTLARQGYPRMAFSACFGGIIFNMLVGVGLGCLLQISRSHMEVKLEPDGLLVWILAGTLGLSLVCSLVLVPLQCFQLSRVYGCCLLLLYLTFLVVALLTEFGVIHLKTV, from the exons TGTCGAGAAGTGTGTGGCCTGAACGCCTCTGACCGCTGTGCCTTCGTCCGCACCAACCCCGACTGCCGCAGTGACGGGGGCTACCTGGACTACCTCGAGGGCATCTTCTGCCACTTCCCAGCCCGCCTCCTCCCTCTGGCCATCACCCTCTAC GCTTTCTGGCTGCTTTATCTGTTTCTGATTCTGGGAGTCACCGCGGCGAAGTT CTTCTGCCCTAACCTGTCGGCCATTTCCACCACACTCAAGCTTTCCCACAACGTGGC TGGTGTCACCTTCCTGGCATTTGGGAACGGGGCCCCGGATATCTTCAGCGCCCTGGTGGCCTTCTCGGACCCGCGCACAGCTGGCCTGGCCTTTGGGGCCCTGTTTG GCGCGGGCGTGCTGGTCACCACCGTGGTGGCCGGTGGGATCGCCATCCTGCGTCCCTTCACGGCGGCCTCCAGGCCCTTCCTCAGAGACATCATCTTCTACATGGCGGCCGTGCTGCTGATCTTCACCGCGCTCTACTGCGGCAGGGTCACGCTGGCGTGGGCCCTGG GTTACCTGGGCTTCTATGCGTTCTACGTGGTCACCGTGGTTCTCTGCACCTGGATCTACCAAAGGCAGCGGAGGAGATCCTTGGTCTGCTCCATGCCGGCCACCCCAG AGATACTGTCAGATTCCGAAGAGGAGCGGATGTCTTCCAACACCAATAGCTATGACTATG GTGAGGAGTACCGGCCGCTGCTCCTGTACCCGGAGACCACGGCCCAGATCCTGGTGCAGGCCCTCAACCCCCTGGATTACAGGAAGTGGCGGACCAAGCCCGTGTACTGGAGGATCCTCAAGGTGTTCAAG CTGCCCGTGGAGTTCCTGCTGCTCCTCACCGTCCCCGTCATGGACCCCGACAAGGAGGACAGGAACTGGAAGCGGCCCCTCAACTGCCTGCACTTGGTCATCAGCCCCCTGTTCCTGACCTTGACCCTGCAGTCGGGGGCCT ATGGCGTCTATGAGATAGGTGGCCTCTTTCCTGTCTGGGCCGTGGTGGTGATTGTGGGCACGGCCTTGGCTGCAGTGACCTTTTTTGCCACATCCAACAGCGAGCCCCCCAGGTTTCACTGG CTCTTTGCTTTCCTGGGCTTCCTGACCAGCGCCCTGTGGATCAACGCAGCTGCCACAGAGGTGGTGAACATTCTCCGGTCCCTGGGTGTGGTATTCCGGCTGAGCAACACCGTCCTGGGGCTCACGCTGCTGGCCTGGGGGAACAGCATTGGAG ATGTCTTCTCAGATTTCACGCTGGCCCGTCAGGGCTACCCGAGGATGGCGTTCTCGGCCTGCTTCGGTGGCATCATCTTCA ATATGCTGGTGGGAGTGGGGCTGGGCTGCCTGCTCCAGATCTCCAGGAGCCACATGGAAGTGAAG CTGGAGCCGGACGGACTGTTGGTGTGGATCTTGGCTGGCACCCTGGGCCTCAGCCTCGTCTGTTCCCTGGTCTTGGTGCCGCTGCAGTGCTTCCAGCTGAGCCGAGTTTACGGCTGCTGCCTGCTCCTCCTCTACCTGACCTTCCTCGTGGTGGCCCTGCTCACTGAATTTGGAGTGATTCACTTGAAAACTGTGTGA
- the TPCN1 gene encoding two pore channel protein 1 isoform X1 — MAVSLDDDVPLILTLDESGSAPLAPSNGLGPDDLPSRNGGKYTVHDSQAPSLSLEGENSPSSPTGHDWEMNYQEAAIYLQEGENNDKFFTHPKNAKALAAYLFAHNHLFYLMELSAALLLLLLSLCEAPAVPALRLGIYVHATLELFALVVVVFELCMKLRWLGLHTFIRHRRTMVKTSVLAVQFVEAIVVLVRQTSHMRVTRALRCIFLVDCRYCGGVRRNLRQMFQSLPPFMDILLLLLFFMIIFAILGFYLFSPNPSDPYFSTLENSIISLFVLLTTANFPDVMMPSYSRNPWSCVFFIVYLSIELYFIMNLLLAVVFDTFNDIEKRKFKSLLLHKRTAIQHAYRLLVSQRRPAGISYRHFEGLMRFYKPRMSAGERYLTFKALNQSNTPLLSLKDFHDIYEVAALKWKAKRNREHWFDELPRTAFLIFKGINILVQSKAFQYFMYLVVAVNGVWILVETFMLKGGNFVSRHVPWSHLVFLTIYAVELFLKVAGLGPIEYLSSGWNLFDFSVTAFAFLGLLALAFNMEPFYFIVVLRPLQLLRLFKLKKRYRNVLDTMFELLPRMASLGLTLLIFYYSFAIVGMEFFCGILYPNCCNTSTVADAYRWLNHTVGNRTVVEEGYYYLNNFDNILNSFVTLFELTVVNNWYIIMEGVTSQTSHWSRLYFMTFYIVTMVVMTIIVAFILEAFVFRMNYSRKNQDSEVDDGITLEKELSKDELVAVLKLYREAGGANSDIAQLLKILSQLERYEQNTLVFLGRRSRTKSDLSLKMYQEEIQEWYEEHARKQEEQQRQHSSCVVPATQQPPGSRQRSQTIT, encoded by the exons GAAGGCGAGAATAACGACAAGTTCTTCACCCACCCCAAGAACGCCAAAGCTCTGGCGGCCTACCTCTTCGCACACAACCACCTCTTCTACCTGATGGAGCTGTCCGCGgccttgctcctgctgctgctctccCTGTGCGAGGCTCCCGCCGTCCCCGCGCTCCGGCTGGGCATTTAC GTCCACGCAACCCTGGAGCTGTTCGCCCTGGTGGTGGTCGTGTTTGAACTCTGCATGAAGTTGCGGTGGCTGGGCCTTCACACCTTCATCCGGCACAGAAGGACCATGGTCAAG ACCTCCGTGCTGGCGGTGCAGTTCGTGGAGGCCATCGTGGTGCTGGTGCGGCAGACGTCACACATGCGGGTGACCCGGGCGCTGCGCTGCATCTTCCTGGTGGACTGTCGGTACTGCGGCGGCGTCCGGCG CAACCTGCGTCAGATGTTTCAGTCCCTGCCGCCCTTCATGGACAtcctcctgcttctcctcttcTTCATGATCATTTTCGCCATCCTCG GTTTCTACTTGTTCTCCCCTAATCCTTCAGACCCC TACTTCAGCACCCTGGAGAACAGCATCATCAGTCTGTTTGTCCTTCTGACCACCGCCAA CTTCCCAGATGTGATGATGCCCTCCTACTCCCGGAACCCCTGGTCCTGTGTCTTCTTCATCGTGTACCTCTCCATTGAGCTGTATTTTATCATGAACCTG CTCCTGGCCGTGGTATTTGACACCTTTAATGACATCGAGAAACGCAAGTTCAAGTCTTTGCTGCTACACAAGCGAACCGCCATCCAGCACGCCTACCGCCTGCTCGTCAGCCAGCGG aGGCCTGCCGGCATCTCCTACAGGCACTTCGAAGGCCTGATGCGTTTCTACAAGCCCCGGATGAGTGCGGGGGAGCGCTATCTCACCTTCAAGGCCCTGAATCAGAGCAACACGCCACTGCTCAG CCTGAAGGACTTTCATGATATTTATGAAGTTGCCGCCTTAAAGTGGAAG GCAAAGAGAAATAGAGAACACTGGTTTGATGAGCTTCCCAGGACAGCATTCCTCATCTTCAAAG GAATTAATATCCTTGTGCAGTCCAAGGCCTTCCAGTATTTCATGT ATTTGGTGGTAGCGGTCAACGGGGTCTGGATCCTCGTGGAGACCTTCATGCTGAAAG GTGGGAACTTCGTCTCCAGGCACGTGCCGTGGAGTCACCTCGTCTTTCTGACTA TCTACGCGGTGGAGCTGTTCCTGAAAGTTGCCGGCCTGGGCCCCATTGAGTACCTGTCCTCCGGATGGAACCT gttCGACTTCTCTGTCACAGCCTTTGCCTTCCTGGGACTGCTGGCTCTGGCCTTCAACATGGAGCCCTTCTACTTCATAGTGGTCCTGCGTCCCCTCCAGCTGCTGAG GTTGTTTAAGCTGAAGAAGCGTTACCGCAACGTGCTGGACACCATGTTTGAGCTGCTGCCCCGGATGGCCAG cctgggCCTCACTCTGCTCATCTTCTACTACTCCTTTGCCATCGTGGGCATGGAATTCTTCTGTGGAATCCTCTACCCCAACTGCTGCAA TACCAGCACAGTGGCAGACGCCTACCGCTGGCTGAACCACACCGTGGGCAACAGGACCGTCGTGGAGGAGGGCTATTACTATCTCAATAATTTTGACAACATCCTGAACAGCTTTG TGACCTTGTTCGAGCTTACGGTTGTCAACAACTGGTACATCATCATG GAAGGTGTCACCTCCCAGACCTCGCACTGGAGCCGCCTCTACTTCATGACCTTCTACATCGTGACCATG GTGGTGATGACCATCATTGTGGCCTTCATCCTCGAAGCCTTTGTCTTCCGAATGAACTACAGCCGCAAGAACCAGGACTCGGAAG TGGACGACGGCatcaccctggagaaggagctCTCCAAAGACGAGCTGGTCGCAGTTCTGAAGCTCTACCGGGAGGCAGGGGGAGCCAACTCAGACATCGCACAGCTGCTCAAGATCCTCTCTCAGCTGGAGAGATATGAG CAAAATACCTTGGTGTTTCTGGGACGGAGATCAAGGACCAAAAGCGACCTGAGCCTCAAGATGTACCAAGAGGAGATTCAG GAGTGGTATGAGGAACATGCCCGCAAGCAGGAGGAACAACAGCGACAGCACAGCAGCTGCGTGGTCCCTGCCACCCAGCAGCCTCCAGGCAGCCGCCAGCGCTCCCAGACCATCACCTAA
- the TPCN1 gene encoding two pore channel protein 1 isoform X2, with protein sequence MDGGKYTVHDSQAPSLSLEGENSPSSPTGHDWEMNYQEAAIYLQEGENNDKFFTHPKNAKALAAYLFAHNHLFYLMELSAALLLLLLSLCEAPAVPALRLGIYVHATLELFALVVVVFELCMKLRWLGLHTFIRHRRTMVKTSVLAVQFVEAIVVLVRQTSHMRVTRALRCIFLVDCRYCGGVRRNLRQMFQSLPPFMDILLLLLFFMIIFAILGFYLFSPNPSDPYFSTLENSIISLFVLLTTANFPDVMMPSYSRNPWSCVFFIVYLSIELYFIMNLLLAVVFDTFNDIEKRKFKSLLLHKRTAIQHAYRLLVSQRRPAGISYRHFEGLMRFYKPRMSAGERYLTFKALNQSNTPLLSLKDFHDIYEVAALKWKAKRNREHWFDELPRTAFLIFKGINILVQSKAFQYFMYLVVAVNGVWILVETFMLKGGNFVSRHVPWSHLVFLTIYAVELFLKVAGLGPIEYLSSGWNLFDFSVTAFAFLGLLALAFNMEPFYFIVVLRPLQLLRLFKLKKRYRNVLDTMFELLPRMASLGLTLLIFYYSFAIVGMEFFCGILYPNCCNTSTVADAYRWLNHTVGNRTVVEEGYYYLNNFDNILNSFVTLFELTVVNNWYIIMEGVTSQTSHWSRLYFMTFYIVTMVVMTIIVAFILEAFVFRMNYSRKNQDSEVDDGITLEKELSKDELVAVLKLYREAGGANSDIAQLLKILSQLERYEQNTLVFLGRRSRTKSDLSLKMYQEEIQEWYEEHARKQEEQQRQHSSCVVPATQQPPGSRQRSQTIT encoded by the exons GAAGGCGAGAATAACGACAAGTTCTTCACCCACCCCAAGAACGCCAAAGCTCTGGCGGCCTACCTCTTCGCACACAACCACCTCTTCTACCTGATGGAGCTGTCCGCGgccttgctcctgctgctgctctccCTGTGCGAGGCTCCCGCCGTCCCCGCGCTCCGGCTGGGCATTTAC GTCCACGCAACCCTGGAGCTGTTCGCCCTGGTGGTGGTCGTGTTTGAACTCTGCATGAAGTTGCGGTGGCTGGGCCTTCACACCTTCATCCGGCACAGAAGGACCATGGTCAAG ACCTCCGTGCTGGCGGTGCAGTTCGTGGAGGCCATCGTGGTGCTGGTGCGGCAGACGTCACACATGCGGGTGACCCGGGCGCTGCGCTGCATCTTCCTGGTGGACTGTCGGTACTGCGGCGGCGTCCGGCG CAACCTGCGTCAGATGTTTCAGTCCCTGCCGCCCTTCATGGACAtcctcctgcttctcctcttcTTCATGATCATTTTCGCCATCCTCG GTTTCTACTTGTTCTCCCCTAATCCTTCAGACCCC TACTTCAGCACCCTGGAGAACAGCATCATCAGTCTGTTTGTCCTTCTGACCACCGCCAA CTTCCCAGATGTGATGATGCCCTCCTACTCCCGGAACCCCTGGTCCTGTGTCTTCTTCATCGTGTACCTCTCCATTGAGCTGTATTTTATCATGAACCTG CTCCTGGCCGTGGTATTTGACACCTTTAATGACATCGAGAAACGCAAGTTCAAGTCTTTGCTGCTACACAAGCGAACCGCCATCCAGCACGCCTACCGCCTGCTCGTCAGCCAGCGG aGGCCTGCCGGCATCTCCTACAGGCACTTCGAAGGCCTGATGCGTTTCTACAAGCCCCGGATGAGTGCGGGGGAGCGCTATCTCACCTTCAAGGCCCTGAATCAGAGCAACACGCCACTGCTCAG CCTGAAGGACTTTCATGATATTTATGAAGTTGCCGCCTTAAAGTGGAAG GCAAAGAGAAATAGAGAACACTGGTTTGATGAGCTTCCCAGGACAGCATTCCTCATCTTCAAAG GAATTAATATCCTTGTGCAGTCCAAGGCCTTCCAGTATTTCATGT ATTTGGTGGTAGCGGTCAACGGGGTCTGGATCCTCGTGGAGACCTTCATGCTGAAAG GTGGGAACTTCGTCTCCAGGCACGTGCCGTGGAGTCACCTCGTCTTTCTGACTA TCTACGCGGTGGAGCTGTTCCTGAAAGTTGCCGGCCTGGGCCCCATTGAGTACCTGTCCTCCGGATGGAACCT gttCGACTTCTCTGTCACAGCCTTTGCCTTCCTGGGACTGCTGGCTCTGGCCTTCAACATGGAGCCCTTCTACTTCATAGTGGTCCTGCGTCCCCTCCAGCTGCTGAG GTTGTTTAAGCTGAAGAAGCGTTACCGCAACGTGCTGGACACCATGTTTGAGCTGCTGCCCCGGATGGCCAG cctgggCCTCACTCTGCTCATCTTCTACTACTCCTTTGCCATCGTGGGCATGGAATTCTTCTGTGGAATCCTCTACCCCAACTGCTGCAA TACCAGCACAGTGGCAGACGCCTACCGCTGGCTGAACCACACCGTGGGCAACAGGACCGTCGTGGAGGAGGGCTATTACTATCTCAATAATTTTGACAACATCCTGAACAGCTTTG TGACCTTGTTCGAGCTTACGGTTGTCAACAACTGGTACATCATCATG GAAGGTGTCACCTCCCAGACCTCGCACTGGAGCCGCCTCTACTTCATGACCTTCTACATCGTGACCATG GTGGTGATGACCATCATTGTGGCCTTCATCCTCGAAGCCTTTGTCTTCCGAATGAACTACAGCCGCAAGAACCAGGACTCGGAAG TGGACGACGGCatcaccctggagaaggagctCTCCAAAGACGAGCTGGTCGCAGTTCTGAAGCTCTACCGGGAGGCAGGGGGAGCCAACTCAGACATCGCACAGCTGCTCAAGATCCTCTCTCAGCTGGAGAGATATGAG CAAAATACCTTGGTGTTTCTGGGACGGAGATCAAGGACCAAAAGCGACCTGAGCCTCAAGATGTACCAAGAGGAGATTCAG GAGTGGTATGAGGAACATGCCCGCAAGCAGGAGGAACAACAGCGACAGCACAGCAGCTGCGTGGTCCCTGCCACCCAGCAGCCTCCAGGCAGCCGCCAGCGCTCCCAGACCATCACCTAA